In the Vicingaceae bacterium genome, AGTGTAATATTGGTAGTGGATGCCGCAAATGGTGTTGAAGAACAAACGTATAACCTGATGCAGGTGTGCCGCATGCGCAATACTCCGGTATTGATTTTTATCAATAAAATGGATCGCGAAGGCAAAGACCCCTTTGATTTACTTGATGAATTGGAGAATAAGCTGTCTGTTCGCGTAAGACCGATGACTTGGCCTATTGGCATTGGTTCTACATTCAAAGGTGTTTATAATATCTACAGAAATGAATTGTTGCTTTACAAGCCCAATAAAACCAAAATAGAAGATGATGTCACAAGAATAGAAAATTTGGATGATCCCAAGCTCTTGAATTTTATCTCGGAAAAAGAAAGAGATTTGTTGAAAGAAGAGGTGGAAATGATCAATGGAGTATATGACCCTTTTTCAAGAGAAGATTATTTGGCCGGGAAAACTGCTCCGGTTTATTTTGGAAGTGCTTTGTATAGCTTTGGTGTTCAGGAATTGTTAAATTCCTTTATAGAATTTTCTCCATCACCTCAAGGAAGGCAAACAAATGTAAGGTTTGTAAATCCGGAAGAGCCTGCTTTCACCGGATTTGTTTTTAAGATACATGCCAATTTAGACCCAAAACATAGAGATAGAATTGCATTTGTCAGAATAGTATCAGGAAAATTTGAAAGAAATAAATTTTATCACCACGTAAGATTGGAAAAAAACTTACGCTTTGCCAATCCTACTTCATTTATGGCATCTGATAAAACCGTGGTGGATGAGGCCTGGCCGGGTGATGTGGTGGGTTTGTTTGATACAGGTAATTTTAAAATTGGCGATACTCTCACAGAAGGTGAAAAAATAATGTTTCAAGGCATACCTTCTTTTTCACCCGAAATTTTCAAAG is a window encoding:
- the prfC gene encoding peptide chain release factor 3; this translates as MNTKEINRRRTFAIISHPDAGKTTLTEKLLLFGGAIQTAGAVKSNKIKKTATSDFMEIEKQRGISVSTSVMSFEYGGLKINILDTPGHKDFAEDTYRTLTAVDSVILVVDAANGVEEQTYNLMQVCRMRNTPVLIFINKMDREGKDPFDLLDELENKLSVRVRPMTWPIGIGSTFKGVYNIYRNELLLYKPNKTKIEDDVTRIENLDDPKLLNFISEKERDLLKEEVEMINGVYDPFSREDYLAGKTAPVYFGSALYSFGVQELLNSFIEFSPSPQGRQTNVRFVNPEEPAFTGFVFKIHANLDPKHRDRIAFVRIVSGKFERNKFYHHVRLEKNLRFANPTSFMASDKTVVDEAWPGDVVGLFDTGNFKIGDTLTEGEKIMFQGIPSFSPEIFKELINMDPMKTKQLEKGIEQLTDEGVAQLFKMQPGSRKIIGTVGELQFEVIKYRLEHEYGAKCEFKPLPLYKACWIVAESPHVLQEFLNRKHGYIAYDKDDNPVYLAESSWMLETAQRDFPDIQFHFTSEFKLKTGSIA